The Nonlabens spongiae genome contains a region encoding:
- a CDS encoding GIY-YIG nuclease family protein gives MPKRSFHNYSVYIMTNKPNGVIYIGVTGGLEDRVARHKLGIGSRFTSKYNCNKLVYFEDFQYINDAINREKQLKNWRRSWKIDLIEKDNPEWKDLSNGWALDLNIENYK, from the coding sequence ATGCCAAAACGTAGCTTCCACAACTACTCTGTCTACATAATGACAAACAAACCCAATGGTGTCATCTACATAGGCGTTACTGGAGGGCTCGAAGATCGAGTCGCGCGTCACAAGCTAGGCATTGGCAGCAGGTTCACTTCGAAGTACAATTGTAACAAACTAGTTTATTTTGAGGACTTCCAATATATCAATGATGCAATCAATCGAGAAAAGCAACTGAAAAACTGGCGACGCAGTTGGAAAATCGATCTTATCGAAAAAGATAATCCAGAATGGAAGGATTTAAGCAATGGCTGGGCACTGGATTTAAATATCGAGAACTACAAATAA
- a CDS encoding type III secretion system chaperone family protein — MKNYFNQIKDYLLDLNYYITRENPSSGILVIERESVGVKNLILGIAPPILIMEQYIFKINNKNEEVFKSLLQKNRDIIHGAFALDESGSKVIFRDTLQIENLDLNELEGTLNSLSLLLSEYSDQIIKFSKY; from the coding sequence ATGAAAAATTACTTCAACCAAATTAAAGACTACCTACTCGACCTGAATTATTATATCACAAGAGAAAACCCCAGCAGTGGAATACTCGTTATAGAGAGGGAGAGTGTGGGAGTCAAAAACCTGATTCTGGGAATCGCTCCTCCCATCTTGATTATGGAACAATACATTTTCAAGATCAACAATAAAAACGAGGAGGTTTTCAAAAGCCTGTTACAAAAGAACAGAGATATCATTCACGGTGCCTTTGCTCTGGACGAGAGCGGTAGCAAAGTGATCTTCAGAGACACGCTACAGATCGAGAACCTAGATCTCAATGAATTGGAAGGAACGTTGAACTCGCTAAGTCTTTTGCTAAGCGAGTACTCAGATCAGATCATCAAATTTTCAAAATATTAA
- the alr gene encoding alanine racemase: MLRTKTHHNLKLQGTRLEVNLKSLAHNFRYLKSKIPPGTLFMAVVKANAYGHGAVKVAHKLQELGADYIAVAYVSEGARLRDNGITAPICVFHPQVHELELCIERCLEPVLYSIDVLEEFLAFAKAKNQKNYPVHVEFNTGMNRLGIEADDLHKVLKIIKDQDSIKVRGVQSHLGASEDLAEDEFNKNQISLFHKTADAFEKGLGYTIIRHEANTSGILNYKESHFTMVRSGIGLYGYGNDPEHDKYLKPISSLKSNISLIRTIEEGESVSYNRKFFAPKKMTYAVVALGHGDGIHRIHGMGNMEVEINGRKAPTLGIICMDMFMVDVSDIDCKVGDEVIIWDENHQTAQTVAENAGTISYEILTVISDRVPRYYLQR; the protein is encoded by the coding sequence ATGCTCAGAACAAAAACGCATCATAATTTGAAGCTACAGGGCACACGATTAGAAGTTAACCTAAAATCGCTCGCGCATAATTTCCGTTATTTAAAAAGCAAGATCCCGCCGGGAACTTTATTCATGGCAGTGGTGAAAGCAAATGCCTACGGCCATGGAGCTGTTAAGGTGGCACACAAACTTCAAGAGTTAGGAGCAGATTATATCGCCGTGGCATATGTAAGTGAAGGGGCTCGACTAAGAGATAACGGCATCACGGCGCCTATTTGCGTGTTTCATCCTCAGGTTCACGAGTTGGAATTATGCATTGAGCGCTGTTTAGAACCGGTGCTTTACAGTATTGATGTGCTGGAGGAATTTCTCGCTTTCGCGAAAGCGAAAAACCAAAAAAACTATCCCGTACACGTAGAGTTCAACACAGGCATGAACAGGCTGGGAATCGAGGCTGATGACCTCCACAAAGTCCTCAAAATAATAAAAGATCAAGACTCCATAAAAGTGCGTGGCGTGCAGTCCCACCTGGGCGCAAGTGAAGACCTCGCTGAGGATGAATTCAACAAAAACCAGATAAGCCTTTTTCATAAAACAGCAGATGCGTTTGAAAAAGGTCTGGGCTATACCATTATAAGACATGAGGCAAATACCAGTGGTATATTGAATTATAAAGAGAGCCACTTTACTATGGTGCGCTCTGGAATAGGGCTGTACGGTTATGGGAACGACCCAGAACATGATAAGTATTTGAAGCCTATCTCCAGTCTTAAAAGCAACATTTCTCTGATCAGAACCATTGAAGAAGGGGAAAGCGTGAGTTACAACCGCAAGTTTTTTGCTCCTAAGAAGATGACTTATGCCGTGGTTGCTCTAGGTCACGGCGACGGCATACACCGCATACACGGTATGGGTAACATGGAGGTGGAAATAAATGGAAGAAAAGCGCCCACACTAGGGATTATATGTATGGACATGTTTATGGTAGATGTGAGCGACATAGATTGCAAGGTGGGCGACGAGGTAATCATCTGGGATGAAAATCATCAGACTGCGCAAACCGTTGCAGAAAATGCAGGTACTATCTCTTATGAAATCCTAACCGTTATTTCAGACCGAGTCCCGCGATACTATTTACAGCGTTGA
- a CDS encoding universal stress protein: MKKILVPTDFSTEAENALRVAADIAKENNGEIYLLHLLDLPLHLANDSDGTLPEALFFMKIARERFDDLIKLDFLEGVRIHGDVETGATYSGIMDMVKRHNCDLIVMGSHGTGGIKNRYIGSNAEKVVRNSEIPVLIIKDRKKRLDVNEFVFATDLNPKSVSVLKKADAFAKATNCKLHLLYVNTPSKFLTTRQAEEKVKEYLQKTAVEPEDYSIYNDKTIEKGVFNFAQDIKGDIVGIGIKGRRGLSHFFGGSHTGNMVNASSIPVITFRISK, encoded by the coding sequence ATGAAAAAAATTCTTGTCCCCACAGATTTTTCTACAGAGGCTGAAAATGCCCTGCGAGTAGCCGCTGACATTGCTAAAGAAAATAACGGTGAGATATACCTTTTGCATCTACTGGATCTTCCCCTGCACCTCGCAAATGATTCAGACGGCACGCTCCCTGAAGCCTTGTTTTTTATGAAAATCGCCCGTGAAAGATTTGACGATTTAATAAAGTTAGACTTTCTAGAGGGAGTAAGAATACATGGTGATGTAGAGACCGGCGCTACCTACAGCGGTATCATGGATATGGTCAAACGGCACAACTGCGACCTCATCGTGATGGGAAGCCACGGAACGGGTGGCATCAAGAATCGATATATTGGTTCCAATGCAGAAAAAGTGGTGCGCAATTCTGAGATTCCAGTGCTCATTATTAAGGATCGCAAGAAAAGATTGGACGTGAACGAGTTTGTCTTTGCAACGGATCTCAATCCTAAATCTGTGAGCGTTCTTAAAAAGGCAGACGCTTTCGCGAAAGCGACAAACTGCAAGCTACACCTACTCTATGTAAACACACCGTCAAAATTTCTGACTACGCGACAGGCTGAGGAAAAAGTGAAAGAATATCTACAAAAAACGGCGGTAGAACCTGAAGACTATAGTATCTATAACGACAAAACTATAGAGAAAGGCGTCTTCAATTTTGCCCAAGATATTAAAGGTGATATTGTAGGAATAGGGATAAAGGGAAGACGTGGATTAAGTCATTTTTTTGGTGGAAGCCATACTGGGAACATGGTTAATGCTTCTAGTATTCCTGTGATTACCTTTAGAATCAGCAAATAA
- the mscL gene encoding large conductance mechanosensitive channel protein MscL, producing MFKEFRKFIMTGNVIDLAVAVILAGAVSAVVKGFVSMIMMPIIGYFSGGVDFKDKKIILSEAIIGPDGAVTKPENAILYGEWINTIISLIIVGFVLFMIVKAYNQVRKKKEEAKPAGPTKDQQLLMEIRDALKNQNS from the coding sequence ATGTTTAAAGAGTTTAGAAAATTTATCATGACAGGTAACGTGATCGACCTTGCGGTTGCCGTTATTCTTGCTGGCGCCGTGAGTGCGGTAGTAAAAGGTTTTGTGAGTATGATCATGATGCCTATTATAGGATACTTCTCAGGAGGAGTGGACTTTAAAGACAAGAAAATCATTCTTTCTGAAGCTATTATAGGTCCAGACGGTGCAGTCACTAAACCTGAAAATGCTATTTTATACGGTGAATGGATCAACACGATCATCTCTTTGATCATTGTAGGTTTTGTTCTTTTCATGATCGTTAAGGCTTACAATCAAGTTCGTAAGAAAAAAGAAGAAGCTAAGCCAGCAGGTCCTACAAAAGATCAGCAATTACTTATGGAAATACGCGATGCTTTAAAGAATCAAAATAGTTAA
- a CDS encoding thymidine kinase, with the protein MFLENTVNHKEQFGWIEVICGSMFSGKTEELIRRLKRAQFARQKVEIFKPAIDVRYDEEKVVSHDANEIRSTPVPAAANIPLLANDCDVIGIDEAQFFDDEIVAVCNNLANRGIRVIVAGLDMDFKGNPFGPMPALMATAEYVTKVHAVCTRTGNLAQYSYRTTPDENIVLLGEKQEYEPLSRAAYYKAMKEQRIKQDQKNMDAQNKNAS; encoded by the coding sequence ATGTTTCTAGAAAATACCGTAAACCACAAAGAGCAATTTGGCTGGATCGAGGTTATCTGTGGCTCCATGTTTTCTGGAAAGACAGAAGAACTCATACGTCGCTTGAAGCGCGCCCAGTTTGCCCGCCAAAAGGTAGAGATTTTCAAACCCGCCATAGATGTGCGCTATGATGAGGAAAAAGTAGTTTCCCATGATGCAAACGAGATACGCAGTACACCTGTTCCCGCTGCGGCAAATATTCCTCTACTCGCAAATGATTGTGATGTAATCGGGATAGATGAAGCGCAGTTTTTTGATGACGAGATCGTTGCGGTATGCAACAATCTGGCAAATCGTGGCATAAGAGTGATCGTCGCAGGTCTTGATATGGACTTTAAGGGAAATCCCTTTGGTCCCATGCCGGCACTCATGGCAACTGCAGAGTATGTTACTAAGGTACACGCCGTGTGCACTCGCACAGGTAACCTTGCGCAATATTCCTATCGTACCACGCCAGACGAGAACATCGTCCTACTGGGCGAGAAGCAAGAATACGAGCCGTTGAGCAGAGCTGCTTACTACAAGGCGATGAAGGAGCAACGCATCAAACAGGACCAGAAAAATATGGATGCTCAGAACAAAAACGCATCATAA
- a CDS encoding helix-turn-helix domain-containing protein has protein sequence MSFFGKNIKKIRGVKGLSQQAFADLFDLKRGTLGAYEEGRSEPKIDTIINVANYFSIAIDDLLTAELTVNQLLRFNDKLTLSPEDLERDQFAEVPCITERTTDSYIEYYDNEAFINDLPKLSLPLNPEKDFRGFTVNNLEMTSHDKGLYPKDVVIGEKVPSSVIKKLNNGTVVLCLCDEALILRRLYSTPKGIVLRADHKNLDDIKISLKDVREMWRVRYVFFRRMPEFSTDFEDKLAFLEMQMRELRER, from the coding sequence ATGTCCTTTTTTGGAAAAAATATTAAAAAGATAAGAGGAGTTAAGGGTCTTAGTCAGCAGGCATTTGCCGACCTATTTGACTTGAAACGCGGTACTCTAGGGGCTTATGAAGAGGGCAGGAGCGAACCAAAGATCGATACCATCATCAATGTTGCTAACTATTTTAGCATTGCAATTGATGATTTGCTAACAGCAGAACTGACCGTGAACCAGCTCCTCCGCTTCAATGACAAGCTCACCTTAAGTCCAGAAGACCTGGAACGCGATCAATTTGCCGAGGTGCCGTGCATCACAGAGCGCACCACCGACTCCTATATAGAATACTACGATAATGAGGCTTTTATCAACGATCTGCCTAAATTGAGTTTGCCGCTCAATCCAGAAAAAGACTTTCGTGGTTTTACTGTGAACAATCTGGAAATGACTTCTCATGATAAAGGATTGTATCCCAAAGATGTGGTCATAGGAGAAAAGGTTCCCAGCAGCGTTATCAAAAAATTGAACAATGGGACCGTAGTTTTATGCCTGTGTGATGAGGCGCTTATTTTGCGAAGGCTCTATTCCACACCTAAAGGAATAGTTTTGCGCGCCGATCATAAAAATTTAGATGATATAAAGATCTCGCTCAAAGACGTCAGGGAAATGTGGCGTGTGCGTTATGTTTTCTTCCGTCGCATGCCTGAGTTCTCAACAGACTTTGAAGATAAACTCGCATTTTTAGAGATGCAGATGCGGGAATTGAGGGAAAGATAG
- a CDS encoding flotillin family protein: MDGILPIIVTGLGIILFLIIVYFAIIAMFYKKVHQGQALVRTGFGGTKVATDKGLYVVPVFHRVETMDISVKKIQIERMGVEGLICKDNLRADIKVAFFVRVNNEVEYIKKVAQTIGVQRASRIETLEDLFEAKFSEALKTVGKKFQFIDLYEARREFRDEIVDIIGTDLNGYTLEDCAIDYLEQTSVSHLKPDNILDAEGIKKITDLTAAQNVKANLIKRDEEKTIRKQDVEAREAILELDKQLAEKEEQQKREIANIMSREQAETLKVAEEERLKSETARIATEEKVKVAEENMQRQIIVAEKNKQRTDAVETERVEKDRALEQTERERIVTLAQIEKEKVVEVEKKNIQDVIRDRVILEKGVVEEQENMKDIEAFKTADRIKQVTITNAEAKAQDDLIKTIKAAEASKEAAKQKAEEINIEALAHKEASEKQAEARKILAEAQAKEEATVGLSEAQVMHAKAEASERQGVVDALIIQKKAEAEASGISAKAEAKRKDGLAEAEVIKEKAMADAAGIEEKAEAMKKLDGVGKEHEEFKLKLDKELQVDLAQINIQKDIADAQAKVIGDALKAAKIDIVGGETMFFEQIIGQITKAKGYDRLVSHSETVSEVKDAILGSNDVKGNLLEKVRDFADKYNISSEDIKNLTIANLLNNLQSQSGDREEKTMLSNLLNMAQGLGISGKTLKELR; the protein is encoded by the coding sequence ATGGACGGAATCTTACCAATCATCGTAACGGGACTAGGGATTATTCTCTTTCTCATCATCGTTTATTTCGCGATCATCGCGATGTTTTACAAAAAAGTTCATCAGGGACAAGCCCTGGTGCGTACTGGTTTTGGCGGCACAAAAGTCGCTACCGACAAAGGACTCTATGTCGTTCCCGTATTCCACCGTGTGGAAACCATGGACATATCGGTCAAGAAGATTCAGATCGAGCGTATGGGCGTTGAGGGACTGATCTGTAAGGACAACCTACGTGCCGATATCAAAGTGGCATTTTTCGTACGCGTCAACAACGAGGTCGAGTACATCAAGAAAGTAGCCCAAACCATAGGGGTGCAACGTGCCTCACGCATCGAGACGCTGGAAGACCTTTTTGAAGCCAAATTCTCTGAAGCACTTAAAACCGTAGGTAAAAAGTTTCAGTTTATCGACTTGTACGAGGCACGACGCGAATTCCGCGATGAGATCGTGGACATTATCGGGACAGACTTGAACGGTTACACGCTGGAAGACTGTGCGATCGACTATTTAGAGCAAACATCGGTTTCTCATTTAAAGCCAGACAACATTCTGGATGCTGAGGGTATCAAAAAGATCACAGATCTTACCGCTGCTCAAAATGTAAAAGCCAACCTTATCAAGCGCGATGAAGAAAAAACCATCCGCAAGCAAGATGTGGAGGCGCGCGAGGCCATTCTAGAACTCGACAAACAATTAGCTGAAAAAGAAGAACAGCAAAAACGTGAGATCGCAAACATCATGTCTCGCGAGCAAGCTGAAACCTTGAAAGTAGCCGAAGAAGAGCGCCTTAAGTCAGAAACCGCTCGCATTGCTACCGAAGAGAAAGTAAAAGTTGCTGAAGAAAACATGCAACGCCAGATCATCGTTGCCGAGAAAAACAAGCAACGTACGGATGCGGTTGAGACTGAGCGCGTAGAAAAAGATCGAGCACTAGAGCAGACCGAGCGCGAGCGTATCGTGACCCTTGCTCAGATCGAGAAAGAAAAAGTCGTTGAAGTTGAGAAAAAGAATATTCAAGACGTGATCCGCGATCGAGTGATCTTGGAGAAAGGTGTGGTAGAAGAGCAGGAAAATATGAAAGACATCGAGGCTTTCAAAACTGCAGACCGTATCAAGCAAGTAACCATCACAAATGCTGAGGCAAAAGCTCAGGATGATTTGATCAAGACCATTAAAGCGGCAGAAGCCAGCAAGGAAGCGGCAAAACAAAAAGCCGAAGAGATCAATATCGAGGCACTTGCCCACAAAGAGGCCAGCGAGAAACAAGCTGAAGCCAGAAAAATTCTTGCCGAAGCACAAGCCAAGGAAGAGGCTACCGTAGGACTTTCTGAAGCTCAAGTAATGCACGCAAAAGCCGAAGCCAGCGAGCGACAAGGAGTTGTAGATGCCCTAATCATTCAGAAAAAGGCCGAGGCTGAAGCCAGCGGAATTAGTGCAAAAGCAGAGGCTAAACGCAAAGACGGTCTTGCAGAAGCTGAAGTCATCAAAGAAAAAGCCATGGCAGATGCTGCTGGTATCGAAGAGAAAGCTGAAGCGATGAAGAAACTCGACGGTGTAGGAAAAGAGCACGAAGAGTTCAAATTGAAACTCGATAAAGAGCTTCAGGTAGATCTCGCTCAGATCAACATCCAGAAGGATATTGCAGATGCGCAGGCAAAGGTTATAGGCGATGCGCTTAAAGCAGCCAAAATCGACATTGTGGGTGGTGAGACCATGTTCTTTGAGCAGATCATCGGTCAGATTACCAAAGCGAAAGGTTACGATAGACTGGTCAGCCATTCTGAAACCGTAAGCGAGGTAAAAGATGCCATTTTAGGCAGCAATGATGTAAAAGGAAATTTACTGGAGAAAGTGCGTGATTTTGCTGATAAATACAACATCAGCAGCGAGGACATCAAAAATCTCACGATCGCAAATCTTTTGAACAATTTACAGAGTCAATCGGGTGATCGCGAGGAAAAAACCATGCTCAGTAACCTATTGAATATGGCTCAAGGTCTTGGGATTTCTGGGAAAACGTTAAAAGAATTACGTTGA
- a CDS encoding OB-fold-containig protein has translation MENYLNILFSEVNITLTILLIILILYWIATMVSGIDFDLDVDVDIDVDADVDLDSGIEGGNMDFQDVANAEVDKEHVRTRRARDLKWWQVILIYFNFVGLPFMFTFTVWIFLWWMISVLVTAVTGSYDSSFGFIIVLAAFIPALILTKIFTTPFKSFFKNLNKDGDKAVDFLGRDAILLCTISGEKMGNAEVVADGNSMNIYVKSLDGSELRFRESVLIIKQSPDKNYFYVSKS, from the coding sequence TTGGAAAACTACCTCAACATACTATTCTCTGAAGTCAACATCACGCTGACTATACTACTGATCATCCTGATCCTGTACTGGATCGCAACCATGGTCAGCGGTATTGACTTTGATCTGGATGTAGATGTGGACATCGATGTCGATGCAGATGTCGACCTAGACAGCGGTATCGAGGGTGGCAACATGGATTTCCAAGACGTCGCAAATGCCGAGGTGGATAAGGAACACGTACGCACCCGTCGTGCTCGCGATCTCAAGTGGTGGCAGGTCATCTTGATCTATTTCAACTTTGTGGGTCTGCCGTTTATGTTCACGTTCACGGTTTGGATTTTCCTATGGTGGATGATCAGCGTGCTCGTCACGGCCGTAACTGGCAGCTACGACAGCAGTTTTGGGTTTATCATCGTTTTGGCAGCTTTTATTCCCGCATTGATACTGACTAAAATTTTCACCACACCTTTCAAGTCTTTTTTCAAGAATTTAAATAAGGATGGCGATAAAGCCGTAGATTTCCTCGGTCGTGATGCGATATTGCTTTGTACGATCTCAGGTGAAAAAATGGGTAATGCAGAGGTCGTGGCAGATGGTAATTCCATGAATATTTATGTAAAATCATTGGACGGATCAGAATTACGCTTTCGCGAAAGCGTACTCATCATCAAGCAATCGCCAGATAAAAACTATTTCTATGTCAGTAAATCTTGA
- a CDS encoding RNA polymerase sigma factor, producing the protein MSQKTEFQELYSNFKEKVYRLCLGYLKGHEALAVDLTQEVFIKVHEHWSSFKGNSSRATWLYRIAVNTCLNQLRRDKKYKKVSLDQLHDRAVFQESKDNSTHNFTELYRCINKLNAVNKSIILLELEEVPQQEIAEIIGINHGAVRTRINRIKDQLSKCINYERS; encoded by the coding sequence GTGAGCCAAAAAACAGAATTCCAAGAACTCTATTCTAATTTCAAGGAAAAGGTGTACCGGCTCTGTTTGGGATATCTCAAAGGTCATGAAGCACTGGCGGTAGACCTGACTCAAGAAGTATTTATCAAGGTTCACGAACATTGGTCAAGCTTCAAAGGGAACTCGTCAAGAGCCACCTGGTTGTATCGCATCGCAGTAAATACCTGTTTGAATCAGCTGCGTCGAGATAAGAAGTATAAAAAGGTGAGTCTGGATCAACTTCATGACCGTGCAGTCTTTCAAGAGTCTAAAGATAACAGCACCCACAATTTTACAGAACTCTACCGTTGCATCAACAAGCTGAATGCGGTGAACAAATCCATCATATTACTGGAACTGGAAGAGGTTCCACAACAAGAAATCGCCGAAATTATAGGAATTAATCACGGTGCGGTGCGCACCAGAATCAACCGCATCAAAGACCAACTCTCAAAATGTATCAACTATGAAAGATCTTAA
- a CDS encoding transposase, with protein MKKFHRRSRRLKSHDYAGAYRYFLTITTRNRLPLFGEIIDGNVELNEFGKIADKEWRRTLDLRPEVHFGEYIIMPDHVHMIIGLKETSDQPELDQTERERRAGAVAGNHLTKVKSLSTIIRGYKGTVTRQVLAIAKATIKRVSEKGAWQASSYDDRLSRIEISLARQIDGEKTIWTRNYYEHIIRSDRAYENIEQYIRDNPLQAQRALLIKGVCDAPQLEGDAPQRDRDIHISKGGSHPPLSERSDAGLASSTSRTHAMRPNEKQKEI; from the coding sequence ATGAAAAAATTCCATCGTAGATCTAGAAGGCTTAAATCGCACGATTACGCGGGAGCTTACCGGTATTTCCTGACGATAACTACGCGTAATCGGTTGCCGTTATTCGGTGAAATCATAGATGGAAACGTTGAATTGAATGAGTTTGGGAAAATTGCTGATAAGGAATGGCGTAGAACTCTTGACTTAAGGCCTGAAGTTCATTTCGGAGAATACATCATCATGCCTGATCACGTTCATATGATCATCGGCTTGAAAGAAACAAGCGATCAACCAGAGCTTGATCAGACTGAAAGAGAGCGACGCGCTGGAGCGGTAGCTGGAAACCATTTGACCAAAGTCAAATCGCTCAGCACGATCATCAGGGGCTATAAAGGAACGGTAACTCGTCAGGTCTTGGCTATCGCGAAAGCTACGATAAAAAGGGTATCGGAAAAGGGCGCTTGGCAAGCGTCCTCGTACGACGATCGTCTATCTCGAATCGAAATATCTTTAGCCCGTCAAATCGATGGCGAGAAAACTATATGGACGCGCAACTACTACGAGCACATAATCAGAAGCGATCGAGCTTATGAAAATATCGAGCAGTATATCAGAGATAATCCTCTACAGGCTCAAAGAGCTCTTTTAATAAAGGGCGTATGCGATGCGCCCCAACTGGAGGGCGATGCGCCCCAACGGGATCGAGATATCCATATCAGTAAGGGCGGATCGCATCCGCCCCTATCTGAGCGCTCGGACGCAGGGCTAGCGTCATCTACCTCGAGGACGCATGCGATGCGTCCCAACGAAAAGCAAAAAGAAATATGA
- a CDS encoding GIY-YIG nuclease family protein gives MPKRSFHNYSVYIMTNKPNGVIYIGVTGGLEDRVARHKLGIGSRFTSKYNCNKLVYFEDFQYINDAINREKQLKNWRRSWKIDLIEKDNPEWKDLSNGWALDLNIENYK, from the coding sequence ATGCCAAAACGTAGCTTCCACAACTACTCTGTCTACATAATGACAAACAAACCCAATGGTGTCATCTACATAGGCGTTACTGGAGGGCTCGAAGATCGAGTCGCGCGTCACAAGCTAGGAATTGGCAGCAGGTTCACTTCGAAGTACAATTGTAACAAACTAGTTTATTTTGAGGACTTCCAATATATCAATGATGCAATCAATCGAGAAAAGCAACTGAAAAACTGGCGACGCAGTTGGAAAATCGATCTTATCGAAAAAGATAATCCAGAATGGAAGGATTTAAGCAATGGCTGGGCACTGGATTTAAATATCGAGAACTACAAATAA
- a CDS encoding alpha/beta fold hydrolase produces the protein MKTLLTLGFIILFSFTNQAQAIKATVKGTGDPILLLAGFASTSDVWHPLEDRFAESHELHLVDYAGFGKLPAVEMPFLDKVRNELINYVRTIDDENLVIIGHSMGGTLAAWLGAQPDLKIKQIIIIDGLPATGALMFPNVDLATLTYENPYNDQMMAMDDSAFAKAISPMAAGMAKAFEHQNAIKQDILNTDRKTYVYGYTDYLKFDVREDLKQIDIPVTILGAAGMFGEEMATNTYKNQYENLKEYTFKMHPNSKHFIMYDDPSWLNAQIVEVLKTE, from the coding sequence ATGAAAACTCTTTTAACCTTAGGATTTATCATCCTTTTCAGTTTTACCAATCAGGCTCAAGCCATAAAAGCCACCGTAAAAGGTACCGGTGATCCTATATTGCTCTTAGCCGGGTTTGCCAGTACCAGCGATGTGTGGCATCCGCTTGAAGACCGGTTTGCTGAATCGCACGAGTTGCACCTAGTTGATTATGCGGGATTTGGGAAGCTGCCGGCTGTGGAGATGCCTTTTCTAGACAAGGTGAGAAACGAATTGATCAATTATGTCCGCACAATTGACGATGAGAATCTCGTTATCATAGGTCACAGCATGGGTGGAACTCTGGCGGCATGGCTTGGGGCACAGCCAGATCTCAAGATCAAACAGATCATCATCATTGATGGTTTGCCCGCCACAGGTGCGCTCATGTTTCCAAATGTTGATCTGGCGACGCTTACCTATGAAAATCCCTATAATGATCAAATGATGGCGATGGATGATTCCGCTTTCGCGAAAGCGATATCTCCCATGGCAGCAGGAATGGCAAAAGCTTTTGAACATCAAAATGCAATCAAACAAGATATCCTAAACACAGACCGAAAAACCTACGTGTATGGCTATACGGATTATCTGAAATTTGATGTAAGGGAGGATTTAAAACAGATCGACATTCCAGTCACTATATTAGGAGCAGCAGGAATGTTTGGAGAAGAAATGGCTACAAACACATATAAAAATCAGTACGAGAATTTAAAAGAGTATACTTTTAAAATGCATCCAAACTCAAAGCACTTTATCATGTACGACGACCCCAGCTGGTTAAATGCTCAAATTGTTGAAGTTCTAAAAACGGAATAA
- a CDS encoding PspA/IM30 family protein: protein MNIFKRLFKIGQAEAHASIDNMEDPIKMTEQGIRDMKEDLNKSVEAMAQVRALAIRSKNDKEEFEAKVKDYESKAILILKKAHAGDLDGSEADRLAKEALAKKEDAQKNVDRAAAETAKFEKNVEQLQSTINRIKSNISNWENELRTLKARVKVSDATKNVNKQMAELDNAGTVSMLERMKEKVAQDEALAEAYGDLASAKDSIDDEIDAAADTKDAKVEDDLEALKAKLGLKKDA, encoded by the coding sequence ATGAATATATTTAAAAGACTTTTCAAAATAGGTCAGGCAGAAGCGCACGCTTCTATTGACAATATGGAAGACCCTATCAAAATGACTGAGCAGGGCATCAGGGACATGAAAGAAGATCTCAATAAAAGTGTTGAAGCGATGGCGCAAGTACGCGCTCTAGCCATACGCTCTAAAAACGACAAAGAAGAATTTGAGGCCAAGGTCAAGGATTATGAGAGCAAAGCCATTCTCATTCTTAAAAAAGCACACGCTGGTGACTTGGATGGTTCAGAGGCTGATCGACTTGCTAAAGAAGCTTTAGCCAAAAAAGAAGACGCTCAGAAAAACGTGGATCGCGCCGCGGCAGAAACAGCCAAGTTTGAGAAAAACGTGGAGCAGTTGCAGTCGACCATCAATCGTATCAAGAGCAACATCTCTAACTGGGAAAACGAACTCAGAACGCTCAAAGCCCGCGTCAAAGTAAGCGACGCCACTAAGAATGTCAATAAACAAATGGCAGAGCTGGACAACGCCGGTACCGTAAGTATGCTGGAACGCATGAAAGAAAAAGTCGCCCAAGACGAGGCACTAGCCGAAGCTTATGGAGACCTCGCCAGCGCAAAAGACAGTATAGACGACGAGATCGACGCCGCAGCAGATACTAAGGACGCTAAAGTCGAAGACGATCTTGAAGCTTTGAAGGCAAAACTGGGGCTTAAAAAAGATGCTTGA